The DNA sequence GTATTTCCAAAACAGTATATTACGTTCAATCCCATGCAGTATATTAAACTGCGGTATCAGACGGACGAAGTTGATTTGTTTTCGGATGAGGACATGGACGGAAATATCCAACCAATTTCACGAGAAGATTATGAAAGACTGCTTGCGTATCTTCAAAAAAAGAACCCAGCCGCAATACTTCCAATCCAGATAGCCTATTATGCCGGGCTTCGTATTGGAGAAGCCTGTGGTTTGGCATGGCAGGACGTAAATCTGGAAGAACAATGCCTTACCATAAGACGCAGCATCCGATATGATGGCTCAAAGCGCAAATATATCATCGGACCAACCAAGCGGAAAAAAGTGAGGATTGTTGATTTTGGAGATACGCTGGTAGAGATTTTCCGCAATGCCCGGAAAGAGCAGTTAAAAAATCGAATGCAGTACGGAGAACTTTATCACACGAACTACTACAAAGAGGTCAAAGAGAAAAACAGAGTGTACTACGAATATTACTGCTTAGACAGAACAGAGGAAGTCCCGGCAGATTATAAAGAAATTTCTTTCGTCTGCTTAAGACCGGATGGTTGTCTGGAACTTCCGACTACTTTGGGGACGGTATGCAGAAAGGTGGCAAAAACATTAGAGGGATTTGAAGGCTTTCATTTCCACCAGTTACGTCACACCTATACAAGCAACCTTTTGGCAAATGGAGCTGCTCCAAAAGATGTGCAGGAATTATTAGGACACTCAGATGTAAGTACCACAATGAATGTCTATGCTCACTCCACAAGAGATGCGAAACGAAAATCGGTTCGGCTTCTTGATAAAGTGGTAGGCAATGATTAAAAAAAATTCCCTTATTTCCCTTGTGATTATCTCATAAGGGCAAAAATAAGGGAAACTACATATCATTTCACTAATGGACAGGCAGGAAAGCCTATAAAATGGGGAAAGTTAGAGGAATAATTATATAAAGTCCAGTTTGTTGAACTGAATCCGAAAAGCATTAGGGCGCAGAGGAGATAGAATCCTTTGTGTAAAAGACTAACGAACATATTTAATGAAACATCGAAACCATCTTTTTTTTGTTGTTTACCTATAATAACGATTGGAGTAGTCGATTATAGACACTGCAATCAAAAAAATCTGAAAATATATTTATCAACATTACATAAAAGTGTGTAGATGCACATAAAATGGGAATGCATATTGAAATTCAGGTCGTTCTGTGATAGGATCTCATTACTAAAAAGTGTGCAGATGCACGGAAAGGGGGAGCGTAACGATGGAGATTAAAAGAGACGCTTACCTACAGCAGCTGACCCTGCGAAAAGATAATGGAATGATAAAGGTGATTACCGGCATTCGTAGATGTGGCAAATCCTTTTTGCTGTTTACCATCTTTAAGAGATACTTACTGGAGAACGGCGTTGATGTTGATCATATTATTGAGATTGCATTGGACGGTATTGAAAATGAGGAACTAAGAGATCCTAAGGTGTGTTTCAAGTACATCAAAGATGCCATGAAAGACGATGGCAAATACTATCTGCTTCTTGATGAAGTGCAGTTTATGTCACAATTTGAGGAAGTGCTGAACAGCCTGCTCCGCATGAGCAATATTGATGTGTATGTCACCGGAAGTAATTCCAAGTTCCTGTCCAGCGACATTGTGACCGAATTCCGTGGCAGAGGTGATGAGATTAGAATCTACCCTCTCTCCTTTGCAGAGTTTTATTCTGTCTATGACGGCGATTATGATGATGCATGGGATGACTACATGATCTACGGAGGATTGCCGCAGATCGTAAGTTTCCAGAGCGAACGACAGAAAGCAGACTATCTGAAGAACATCTTTGCAAATGTCTATCTGAAGGATGTTATTGAAAGAAATAAGATTCAGAACGTGGATGAGATTGGGATTCTGGTTGATGTGCTTGCATCTGCAATCGGTGCACCGACCAACCCTTCAAAGATTGCCAATACCTTTGCCAGTGAGCGTCAGATGACTTATGCTAATAAAACCATCTCCAAGCATATCGACTATTTGACAGATGCCTTTTTGATTTCCAAGGCAAGCCGATACGATATTAAGGGCAGAAAGTATATCGGTGCAAATCTGAAATACTACTTTACGGATCTGGGACTGAGAAATGCACGTCTGAATTTCAGACAGCAGGAGCCTACTCATATCATGGAGAACATTGTTTATAACGAGCTGTTGATCCGTGGCTACAATGTTGATGTGGGTGTCGTGGATATCTTCGATAAGGATAAAGAGGGCAAACGTGTTCGCAAGCAGTTGGAGGTTGACTTTGTGGTGAATCAAGGAAACCAGAGATACTATATCCAGGTTGCATATGACATGACTTCGGAAGAAAAACAGACGCAGGAGTTCAATTCTCTGCGTAATATCCCGGACTCTTTCAAGAAGATCGTCATTGTAAATGGCAGCAAAAAGCCTTGGAGAAATGATGAAGGTTTTGTCATCATGGGAATGAAGTATTTCTTGCTGAATGCGAATAGTCTGGAATTTTAAGTCGATTTGAGTTGTTGCTGTGGTGTTGTTCTATTTCAAAAAAGAGTGAACACGCTGGGAGAATGTCGTGATGTGACAGACCAATATCAAACCGGACGAAGTGCATATTTGCGACTGGGACAATTATTTATGAGATTATTTGCTGGATTGCTATAAGAATCTGATGAAACGACCTTTCAAAAAACAGTTGATTTAGAAGTTAACTGTTTTTGAACCTCTTCTCAGACACAAGAACAGCAGATTGCGGGTCTCGAAGCAACCCAAAGAGAAGTCGATGAGTTTATTAACTTGACGGTAGATCGTGATAATTCGGCATCATCCGAAATCTCACGTGCTAAGAAGGACTTTTACAAACAATACTCTTATCTTAAGCCTGACTGCGAAAAGACCGACTGGGAAAAATTTTGCGAAGGTTTGAAAAAGGTCGGTCAGTGGTGTAAAGATCACTGGAAAGAGATCGTTCTGGTAATTGAAATCGTAGTGGCTGTTGTCTGCATTTGTGTTCCTGGCTTACAGGGTATAGGCACTGGCATTCTTATCGGAGCTTTAAAAGGTGCTTTGACCGGTGGCTTGATTGGCGGAATTACCAGTATGCTAACAGGAGGCTCATTCCTAGAAGGATTTGCCCAAGGTGCATTAGATGGTGCCATAATGGGTGGTGCCTTGGGCGGCGTAGGCGGAATCGCCGGCAAATTCATAACCTGCGGTTCTAAATTAGGAAACGCAATCCAGACAACCTCTAAAATCAGCGGGGCCATTTCTAATAGTATGGATGGTTTTGACATGGTATCATTAGGATTGGGGATGATTGATCCTAATAACCCAATCACGGAACTTAACAACAAAATGCATCAGAGCGATGTATACAACAAGTTCCAGATGGGGGTAAGCTTGGTATCTTCGTTCTCAGGTGCTGCTTCTCAGAATATGGCGTGCTTTGTTGCTGGTACATTGGTACTTACAACTGCTGGTCTGCTCGCTATTGAAAAGATAAATCCTGGTGATAAGGTTATTTCAACTGATCCTGATACGCTTGAAACAAGTGAAAAAACTGTCCTTGAAACATATGTCCGCAAGGTGGACAAACTCGTTCATCTTGTAATCAATGGTGAAGAAGTCATCACCACAGACAATCATCCATTTTATGTGCAGGGCAGAGGCTTTATTGAGGCTGGTAGACTCCTTGTGGGTGATAAGCTTGTTAGCGTTAATGGTGATGATTTATTAATCGAAAAGTATAAGATTGAAGAGTTCGAAATATCTGTAAATGTATATAATTTTCAGGTTGAAAACTCACATACATATTTTGTTGGAAGAAATACCGTATGGGTTCACAATACCGAATGTAAAGTTAGTGATAATAGAAGACGACATATTCTTGAAGGCGAAGGTCCAGATGATCCTGGGCACGGTCCAAATCGCGGATTTGGCAATAGTGCTTTTCCAGATACTTGGTCCGATGATAATGCTATTAAGGCTGTCGGAGATGTTGCGAATAGTCCAAAATCAATTTGGCAACAAGCTACAGGTCCAGGAAGTGGTCGAAATGCACCGAAAACTATTGGTGGTCCAGATCCAAACGCTCCTCTTACCACAAGAAATGGTAGACCAGTTAGATTTACTGTTGAAGGACAAAACCATAGTTTAGATATTAGAGTGATTGTTGAACCAGGCGGTGAAGGGATAGTAACTGGCTTTCCTATTAATCGCTAATTATGAGAGGAGATTAAAATGGTAAAAGACGCATATGATATGTTCTTCAAAAATATCTCTATGCAATTTCATGACGACTCTCTTGTGAATGCTCTTGTGGAAGATGCTGAAGAACTGGCGAAATATGGAGAAAAACGGGTGGCTCTTGAAAATTTTTTGGAGAACGTTTTAGCTAATGAGGTTACGATTTCAAAAGAAGCTGTCACTTTAGCAGAAAAAGCATTCAGTGATGCTCCAAATGATTATGATATAGAGATAATAAACGAACTGAAAAAAACCGATGTTACGTAAGGGGATGATTTGGATGCCAATGGACAAAAAAGATCAACTTGCAGAATTAATTTCAAATGCGGAAACTTCCTTTTATAATGGGCAATTACAAGAGGCGTTCAGTCTTTCTTTATCAGCTATAAAACTCGATGAGAACTGTAACATATCAAAGCTCCCGGCAGAGCTCCAATCATGTTAAGGTACATAGCGGAAATGCTGTCAGAAATTACAAATCACGTTATGGGAAAGGCATTCGGCCAACTTATACGGTGCTGCAGATTAAGGCGGATTCACCGGTCAATGGTGCCGATGTGTTCTGGTATGAGGGAAATTGCAGCATTCTGGGCAGTAAGAATGTTTATATAGGCTATAATGATAATTCCATGTCGGTCGTATCACAGTTTGAACTGGTGATGACGATCATAAGCGGTGCATTTTTATTATTCCATACAGTTTCGGCACGGTTGCTCAGTAAGAAAAATCCATATGGCGGGAAGCTTTTCTGGTTCTTTAAATTTTGACCGGTCCTGTAGTTTATCTTTTGTTTGGATATTTTATTATGTTCGCATGGTTAGCCATAATGATAACCGCAATGATTCTGCTTCGAAAAAATAAAGCAAATTTTCTATCTTTTATAATACCGTGGTTCGTGGGATTCGTTGGATGTTTGGTAGTAGTGTTTGTAATACTTTGATTTTCAACGATTATAAAATATGAATCCGACATGATGGTGAAATTGTAAGGAAAGCTGAAAGATAATGGGGAAATACAAAAGTAAAGTATTAAAGAGAACATGTAAAAGGTGTATGATTGCGGTGCTTATAACGGCTATCCCCGGAATCATTGCCGGACTTTTTAACAGATGGCTTTTTTTAGCTGCTCTCTTTGCAATTATTCCTATCATCTATTTGGTCAATCGATTTTCCGTGATTATAAAATGGAATCTGGTCGAGGGGATCATCGAAGATGTAACGTTAGTTAATGATTTTAACCAGCCCTATACCGAAGCTCATATTATATTTAAGACAAAAGATAATATGGAACATGAGTGCCGCTTCACGATCGGGCATTATGGAGATTACGAAGAAGGAATAGAACCAGAGTTAGAGAATATGCTTCAAAGTGACAAAAAGTTGTTTATGAAGAAGAAAGTTCCGGTTTTTTATTCTCCAAAAGATGTTAACAGATGTATAGTGTATTTAGAAGATTCACAATGAATATAAAATGATATCAAGCGTTTTTAAAACTAAGAAATTGGTATTTGTTAGGAAAGGAACTTTATTTATGACAGCTGAAACAGAGGCAATAAAAGCACAAATTCTTTCAACAGGAAACGCTGAAATATTGCTTGAGGAAAACGATTTTCTGATTGTAAAATGGATAAAACCGGAAATAAAATATAGTATGGCAGCATATCAATACGGGAAAACAGGAATGGCTAACAACTATCCATGGGAATGTAGTTTGACGGAGGAACAAATCGCATTTTTTCTGGAACATATCAATGCAGCTGTCGAGTATTTTAAATCAAAACATCATTATTTCCATCTTGAGGTTAAAGAAGTCTCCTACGAGAATATTGTTTCTATTGATGAGCATGGAATAAAATTTAGTGATTTGCATTGGTTGACATACAAAGAATGTACTATAAATTTCAATCGGAAATATCCCAACAGTAGAGGAAACTGTATCGGAGAAAGAAATATCACTGCCGAACCGCCATATATCGAATTGTATAGCACATA is a window from the Lachnospiraceae bacterium GAM79 genome containing:
- a CDS encoding ATP-binding protein; translated protein: MEIKRDAYLQQLTLRKDNGMIKVITGIRRCGKSFLLFTIFKRYLLENGVDVDHIIEIALDGIENEELRDPKVCFKYIKDAMKDDGKYYLLLDEVQFMSQFEEVLNSLLRMSNIDVYVTGSNSKFLSSDIVTEFRGRGDEIRIYPLSFAEFYSVYDGDYDDAWDDYMIYGGLPQIVSFQSERQKADYLKNIFANVYLKDVIERNKIQNVDEIGILVDVLASAIGAPTNPSKIANTFASERQMTYANKTISKHIDYLTDAFLISKASRYDIKGRKYIGANLKYYFTDLGLRNARLNFRQQEPTHIMENIVYNELLIRGYNVDVGVVDIFDKDKEGKRVRKQLEVDFVVNQGNQRYYIQVAYDMTSEEKQTQEFNSLRNIPDSFKKIVIVNGSKKPWRNDEGFVIMGMKYFLLNANSLEF
- a CDS encoding EndoU domain-containing protein; translation: MTVDRDNSASSEISRAKKDFYKQYSYLKPDCEKTDWEKFCEGLKKVGQWCKDHWKEIVLVIEIVVAVVCICVPGLQGIGTGILIGALKGALTGGLIGGITSMLTGGSFLEGFAQGALDGAIMGGALGGVGGIAGKFITCGSKLGNAIQTTSKISGAISNSMDGFDMVSLGLGMIDPNNPITELNNKMHQSDVYNKFQMGVSLVSSFSGAASQNMACFVAGTLVLTTAGLLAIEKINPGDKVISTDPDTLETSEKTVLETYVRKVDKLVHLVINGEEVITTDNHPFYVQGRGFIEAGRLLVGDKLVSVNGDDLLIEKYKIEEFEISVNVYNFQVENSHTYFVGRNTVWVHNTECKVSDNRRRHILEGEGPDDPGHGPNRGFGNSAFPDTWSDDNAIKAVGDVANSPKSIWQQATGPGSGRNAPKTIGGPDPNAPLTTRNGRPVRFTVEGQNHSLDIRVIVEPGGEGIVTGFPINR